A genomic region of Chromatiales bacterium 21-64-14 contains the following coding sequences:
- a CDS encoding ABC transporter permease gives MRRLGVPLLVLVLWAVVALLGPLLPLHPDRINLGRILAGPGLHAWLGYDDLGRSVWDRLVMGARTSLLVASAVVVLSASVGTVVGGLSAWLGGTWDRVIVRIIDVFLAFPGILLAIALAGILGPGIGNVVLALCTVGWVGFARLTRAQVLSLKHRDHVLAAVALGAGQGRILFRHLLPLTLAPLLVEATFGVAGVVIAEAGLSFLGLGVQPPAASWGSMIRDGTRYMLVAPHMVIAPGAALMAVVLAVNLLGDRLRDRLDVRNGSTSRRA, from the coding sequence ATGAGGCGCCTCGGTGTGCCGCTGCTGGTGCTGGTGCTGTGGGCGGTGGTTGCGCTCCTCGGGCCGCTGTTGCCACTGCATCCCGATCGCATCAACCTCGGCCGGATCCTCGCGGGGCCGGGACTGCATGCCTGGCTCGGCTACGACGATCTGGGGCGCTCGGTCTGGGACCGCCTGGTGATGGGGGCACGCACGTCGCTGCTGGTGGCCAGCGCCGTAGTGGTGCTGTCCGCCAGCGTCGGCACCGTGGTCGGGGGGCTCAGCGCTTGGCTGGGCGGGACGTGGGACCGTGTCATTGTGCGGATCATCGATGTGTTCCTGGCGTTTCCCGGCATCCTGTTGGCGATTGCCCTGGCGGGTATCCTGGGCCCGGGAATCGGCAATGTGGTGTTGGCATTGTGCACCGTGGGATGGGTGGGCTTCGCGCGGTTGACCCGCGCCCAGGTCCTCTCCCTGAAGCATCGGGACCATGTCCTGGCGGCGGTGGCCCTGGGGGCGGGGCAGGGACGCATCCTGTTCCGCCACCTACTGCCCTTGACGCTGGCACCCCTGCTGGTGGAGGCCACTTTCGGCGTGGCCGGCGTGGTGATCGCGGAGGCGGGACTGTCGTTTCTCGGGCTCGGGGTGCAACCGCCAGCGGCCTCCTGGGGCAGCATGATCCGGGATGGAACGCGTTACATGCTGGTGGCTCCCCATATGGTGATCGCCCCTGGCGCGGCGTTGATGGCGGTGGTGCTGGCGGTGAATCTGCTGGGGGATCGGCTGCGGGATCGGCT